A genomic segment from Streptosporangium roseum DSM 43021 encodes:
- a CDS encoding serine/threonine-protein kinase, with product MTDRLLGKAPTGPEGEGGSAPAAQGKLVGRRYRLVSPVGRGGMGMVWHAHDVLLDRDVAVKELILPYGLDHAGKQMAHRRMLREARSAARLSHPGIVTVHDVVEEDGRPWIVMELVRAWSLEQAVRQSGPLPVAQAAEIGVRVLDALRHAHAAGILHRDVKPGNVLLTSDRVVLTDFGIAAIEGDVTITQTGLLMGSPAYIPPERLSGQPVTHAADLWSFGATLYAAVEGRPPYEGPDAVAVLGAILTQEPTRPQRAGALVAVIEGLLRKNPADRMTAAQVSDLLDRVLRSHGSTPPNRVPVAPVPSPMPVPGDSMPMHLLPPPDPPSGPMPSRIIETPSGPVRVPYEVPGGHAAPRGTPGGHRADLLSVPGHSPVGAADPPAAPPGGHQRGYEALRSPAADLGRPLPSDPPGELTGTPPRGTAAPASGAGLWPLPAGQGTRDGAQSSQPVTVPSRIEGRRSSRRRTGGQGGWMRDGRPTARLLVAGGVGAAAVLAAALLILLPGDASSGTAAPGPSPAVSAPADPVSPLRAGGEVPEGFRTLSGGGVSGAVAKGWTVKAGEDGSATFSGPKDSGRSIAVTKVPVADPVTALRRASKQGLDEYIEVGVTPVRYGAWKAADWEYTYVQPDSVVPMHGLTRYVALDGETAYQITFAMQDLEWEKNAPLLRTFFDTFAPAD from the coding sequence ATGACCGATCGCTTGCTCGGCAAGGCCCCGACCGGCCCCGAGGGCGAGGGCGGGTCCGCGCCGGCGGCACAGGGCAAACTCGTCGGCAGGCGCTACCGCCTGGTCTCACCGGTCGGCCGCGGCGGCATGGGCATGGTGTGGCACGCCCACGACGTCCTGCTCGACCGGGACGTCGCGGTCAAGGAGCTGATCCTCCCCTACGGGCTGGACCACGCGGGCAAGCAGATGGCCCACCGGCGCATGCTGCGCGAGGCCCGTTCGGCCGCGCGGCTCAGCCACCCGGGGATCGTCACCGTCCACGACGTCGTCGAGGAGGACGGCCGCCCCTGGATCGTGATGGAGCTGGTCCGCGCCTGGTCCCTGGAGCAGGCCGTACGGCAGAGCGGGCCGCTGCCCGTGGCCCAGGCCGCCGAGATCGGCGTCCGGGTGCTCGACGCGCTCCGCCACGCCCACGCCGCCGGAATCCTGCACCGCGACGTCAAGCCCGGCAACGTGCTGCTCACCTCCGACCGGGTGGTGCTCACCGACTTCGGCATCGCCGCGATAGAGGGTGACGTCACGATCACCCAGACCGGCCTGCTGATGGGCTCCCCGGCCTACATCCCGCCGGAGCGGCTGTCCGGCCAGCCGGTCACGCACGCCGCCGACCTGTGGTCCTTCGGGGCCACGCTGTACGCGGCGGTGGAGGGCCGCCCGCCGTACGAGGGCCCCGACGCGGTGGCGGTGCTGGGTGCGATCCTCACCCAGGAGCCCACCCGCCCGCAGCGGGCCGGGGCGCTGGTCGCCGTCATCGAGGGCCTGCTCCGCAAGAACCCGGCCGACCGGATGACCGCCGCCCAGGTGTCGGACCTGCTGGACCGGGTGCTGCGCAGCCATGGCTCCACGCCTCCCAACCGCGTGCCCGTCGCTCCCGTCCCCTCGCCGATGCCGGTCCCGGGCGACTCGATGCCGATGCATCTCCTGCCGCCGCCGGACCCGCCTTCCGGGCCGATGCCCTCGCGGATCATCGAGACCCCCTCCGGCCCGGTGCGGGTGCCGTACGAGGTGCCGGGCGGCCACGCGGCGCCCCGCGGCACGCCGGGCGGCCACCGCGCGGACCTGCTGTCCGTGCCGGGGCACTCACCCGTCGGCGCCGCCGATCCGCCGGCCGCCCCGCCCGGCGGGCACCAGCGTGGCTACGAGGCGCTGCGCAGCCCCGCGGCCGACCTCGGGCGCCCTCTCCCGTCCGATCCGCCCGGCGAGCTCACGGGCACCCCGCCGCGCGGCACGGCCGCTCCGGCCTCCGGAGCGGGGCTGTGGCCCCTCCCCGCCGGCCAGGGCACCCGCGACGGCGCGCAGTCCTCCCAGCCCGTCACGGTGCCCAGCCGGATCGAGGGCCGCAGGAGCTCGCGCCGCCGGACGGGCGGCCAGGGCGGCTGGATGCGCGACGGCCGTCCGACAGCGCGCCTGCTGGTGGCCGGCGGGGTGGGGGCGGCGGCCGTGCTGGCCGCCGCGCTGCTCATCCTGCTCCCCGGGGACGCCTCCTCCGGCACGGCGGCTCCGGGCCCGTCTCCGGCGGTCTCCGCGCCGGCCGACCCGGTGTCGCCGTTGCGGGCGGGCGGCGAGGTCCCGGAGGGGTTCAGGACGCTGAGCGGGGGCGGCGTCTCCGGCGCGGTGGCCAAGGGCTGGACGGTGAAGGCGGGGGAGGACGGCTCGGCCACCTTCTCCGGCCCGAAGGACAGCGGGCGGAGCATCGCGGTCACCAAGGTGCCGGTCGCCGATCCGGTGACCGCGCTGAGGCGGGCGAGCAAGCAGGGCCTGGACGAATACATCGAGGTCGGGGTCACGCCCGTGCGGTACGGCGCGTGGAAGGCGGCCGACTGGGAATACACCTATGTCCAGCCCGACAGCGTCGTGCCCATGCACGGGCTGACCCGCTATGTCGCGCTCGACGGCGAGACCGCCTACCAGATCACGTTCGCGATGCAGGACCTGGAGTGGGAGAAGAACGCCCCGCTGCTGCGGACCTTCTTCGACACCTTCGCCCCGGCCGACTGA
- a CDS encoding succinyl-CoA synthetase subunit alpha, whose protein sequence is MSTDLVRVRTGVYHDSVSLMRVSQAVTGLPGVEVAVVAMATELNRGIAAELGFDLPETGPADLLIAVRSDDPAALEAASAELDRLLAGLAGRTGGGTAAEHPPRTVRTAARGRAATLALVSVPGEHAFAEAMDAIEAGLSVMIFSDNVPVEQEVLLKRRAGERGVLVMGPDCGTAVIAGAGLGFANVLRPGPVGLVAASGTGAQQVSCLLDQAGVGVSHVLGVGGRDLSEEVGGLSTLRALEALDADPATELIVLVSKPPAPEVARTVREAVAKLGTPVVTALLGPGQDDLTAAAGSALRALGVAVPAWRSWPAPVPPSPGDRPRDGGQDTGGAGAGRTGAGRAGGSGESTRAGTLRGVYSGGTLCAEARLIAGTGDFTDFGDDAYTRGRAHPMIDPALRLEALAEVPPGDVVLLDVVLGHGADPGPSARLAPGIAAAVARGVPVVVALVGSEGDPQGLDAQAEAVRTAGAAVFTSNAQAARHAAGLLASAR, encoded by the coding sequence GTGAGCACTGATCTGGTCCGCGTGCGCACGGGGGTCTACCACGACTCGGTGAGCCTGATGCGGGTCAGCCAGGCGGTCACCGGGCTGCCCGGGGTGGAGGTCGCGGTGGTGGCGATGGCCACGGAGCTCAACCGCGGCATCGCCGCCGAGCTGGGTTTCGACCTCCCCGAGACAGGCCCCGCCGACCTGCTGATCGCCGTGCGGAGCGACGACCCGGCCGCGCTGGAGGCGGCCTCCGCCGAGCTGGACCGGCTCCTGGCCGGCCTGGCGGGCCGGACGGGCGGCGGGACGGCCGCCGAGCATCCGCCGCGCACCGTCCGCACCGCCGCCCGCGGCCGGGCCGCCACGCTGGCCCTGGTCTCGGTGCCGGGCGAGCACGCGTTCGCCGAGGCGATGGACGCGATCGAGGCCGGCCTGTCCGTGATGATCTTCAGTGACAACGTGCCGGTCGAGCAGGAGGTCCTGCTCAAAAGGCGTGCCGGTGAGCGGGGCGTGCTGGTCATGGGACCCGACTGCGGCACCGCCGTGATCGCCGGGGCCGGCCTGGGGTTCGCCAACGTGCTCCGGCCGGGGCCCGTCGGGCTGGTGGCCGCCTCGGGGACCGGCGCCCAGCAGGTGAGCTGCCTGCTGGACCAGGCGGGCGTGGGGGTCAGCCACGTGCTGGGCGTGGGCGGCAGGGACTTGTCGGAGGAGGTGGGCGGGCTGTCCACGCTCCGCGCCCTTGAGGCACTCGACGCCGATCCGGCGACCGAGCTGATCGTCCTGGTCTCCAAGCCTCCCGCCCCCGAGGTGGCGCGCACCGTGCGGGAGGCCGTCGCCAAACTCGGGACCCCGGTGGTGACCGCGCTGCTCGGCCCCGGCCAGGACGACCTGACCGCCGCCGCCGGGAGCGCCCTGCGCGCGCTCGGAGTGGCGGTGCCCGCGTGGCGGTCATGGCCCGCTCCCGTCCCGCCCTCGCCCGGGGACCGGCCACGGGACGGCGGGCAGGACACGGGCGGGGCGGGCGCCGGCCGTACCGGTGCCGGCCGGGCGGGTGGCTCCGGGGAGAGCACGCGCGCCGGGACGCTGCGGGGCGTCTACTCGGGAGGGACGCTGTGCGCCGAGGCCCGGCTGATCGCCGGGACCGGGGACTTCACCGACTTCGGCGACGACGCCTACACACGCGGCCGGGCCCACCCGATGATCGATCCCGCGCTCCGCCTGGAGGCCCTGGCCGAGGTCCCGCCCGGCGACGTCGTCCTGCTCGACGTGGTCCTCGGCCACGGCGCCGACCCCGGCCCCTCGGCACGGCTCGCGCCCGGGATCGCCGCCGCCGTCGCCAGGGGCGTGCCGGTGGTCGTCGCCCTGGTCGGCTCCGAGGGCGATCCTCAGGGGCTGGACGCCCAGGCGGAGGCGGTGCGGACGGCGGGAGCCGCGGTGTTCACCTCCAACGCCCAGGCCGCCCGGCACGCGGCCGGCCTGCTCGCGAGCGCCCGATGA
- a CDS encoding DUF1116 domain-containing protein, with amino-acid sequence MTLPMLSGEPQVITVGAELLGEALDAQAVPRVGVDWRPPMPGTAGDLARVLADPRRTRANETAVGRLVSARPQLVGVRPAHEVLDLPRGTFLHAGPPIDWERASGPMRGALIGAMLLEGLAADAEEAGSRLAAGRARLEPCHHHRTVGPMAGVVSPSMWMFEVRDAEHGGTAYCSLNEGLGKVLRYGAYGPEVLERLGWMGEVLGPVLRATLERTGPLDLRALVAQALQMGDELHNRNRAATSLLARELAPGIVDAAPGHAAEVLRFVNGNDHFFLNAGMAACKVSTDAARDIPGSTMVVAMARNGTDFGVQVSGLGGRWFTGPAGVPDGLYLGAYGPADANPDIGDSTITETAGLGGFAMAAAPAIVRFIGGDVSDAMAATRSMYEITLAEHPAYQIPGLDFRGTPVGVDVALVARTGLLPTVNTGIAGRVAGTGQVGAGLVSPPASAFTAALAALAEAAEPGGESGK; translated from the coding sequence TTGACGCTTCCCATGCTCTCCGGAGAGCCTCAGGTGATCACGGTCGGGGCCGAGCTGCTCGGCGAGGCGCTGGACGCGCAGGCGGTGCCCAGGGTGGGGGTGGACTGGCGCCCGCCGATGCCCGGCACCGCCGGCGACCTGGCGCGGGTGCTGGCCGATCCGCGCAGGACCCGGGCCAACGAGACGGCCGTGGGCCGTCTGGTGTCCGCGCGGCCCCAGCTCGTCGGGGTACGGCCCGCGCACGAGGTGCTTGACCTGCCCAGGGGCACCTTCCTGCACGCCGGGCCGCCGATCGACTGGGAGCGCGCGTCGGGCCCGATGCGGGGCGCGCTCATCGGGGCGATGCTGCTGGAGGGACTGGCCGCCGACGCCGAGGAGGCCGGCAGCCGGCTCGCGGCCGGCAGGGCCCGGCTGGAGCCCTGCCACCACCACCGGACGGTGGGGCCGATGGCGGGTGTGGTCAGCCCGTCGATGTGGATGTTCGAGGTGCGTGACGCCGAGCACGGCGGCACCGCCTACTGCTCGCTCAACGAGGGCCTGGGCAAGGTGCTCCGGTACGGCGCCTACGGCCCCGAGGTGCTGGAGCGGCTGGGGTGGATGGGCGAGGTGCTCGGTCCCGTGCTGCGGGCCACCCTGGAGCGGACCGGGCCGCTGGACCTCAGGGCGCTGGTCGCGCAGGCCCTGCAGATGGGCGACGAGCTGCACAACCGCAACCGCGCCGCCACCTCGCTGCTGGCCCGGGAGCTGGCCCCGGGGATCGTGGACGCCGCTCCCGGCCACGCGGCCGAGGTGCTCCGCTTCGTCAACGGCAACGACCACTTCTTCCTCAACGCGGGCATGGCGGCGTGCAAGGTGAGCACCGACGCGGCCCGCGACATCCCCGGCTCCACCATGGTCGTCGCGATGGCCCGCAACGGCACGGACTTCGGCGTCCAGGTCTCCGGGCTGGGCGGGCGCTGGTTCACCGGCCCCGCGGGCGTGCCGGACGGCCTCTACCTCGGCGCGTACGGCCCGGCCGACGCCAACCCCGACATCGGCGACTCCACGATCACCGAGACGGCGGGCCTGGGCGGCTTCGCGATGGCCGCGGCCCCGGCCATCGTCAGGTTCATCGGCGGCGACGTGTCGGACGCGATGGCGGCCACCCGGTCCATGTACGAGATCACCCTCGCCGAGCATCCCGCCTACCAGATTCCCGGGCTCGACTTCCGGGGCACGCCGGTCGGCGTCGACGTCGCGCTGGTCGCCAGGACGGGTCTGCTGCCCACCGTGAACACCGGTATCGCGGGCCGGGTCGCGGGCACCGGACAGGTGGGCGCGGGTCTGGTGAGCCCGCCCGCCTCGGCCTTCACCGCCGCCCTGGCCGCCCTGGCCGAGGCCGCGGAACCCGGTGGGGAATCGGGTAAGTAA
- a CDS encoding acyl-CoA thioesterase encodes MYAYWETVATRWKDNDVYGHVNNAVHYSLMDTVINTWLIEKAGLDIHHGDAIGLCVESHCAYKASVSFPEPIRVGLRIGHLGRSSVRYELGLFREDGETVVAEGHFVHVFVDRRTRRPAEIPGPLRGAMEKLVTGDGVPRHP; translated from the coding sequence GTGTACGCCTACTGGGAGACCGTCGCGACCAGGTGGAAGGACAACGACGTCTACGGCCACGTCAACAACGCCGTCCACTACTCGCTGATGGACACCGTGATCAACACCTGGCTCATCGAGAAGGCGGGGCTGGACATCCACCACGGCGACGCCATCGGCCTGTGCGTCGAGTCGCACTGCGCCTACAAGGCGTCGGTCTCCTTCCCCGAGCCCATCCGGGTCGGGCTGCGGATCGGGCACCTGGGCCGCTCCAGCGTCCGCTACGAGCTCGGCCTGTTCCGCGAGGACGGCGAGACGGTGGTGGCCGAGGGGCACTTCGTCCACGTGTTCGTGGACCGGCGGACCCGCCGGCCGGCCGAGATCCCGGGACCGTTGCGCGGCGCCATGGAGAAGCTCGTGACCGGAGACGGCGTCCCCCGCCACCCCTGA
- a CDS encoding bifunctional 3'-5' exonuclease/DNA polymerase, translated as MNVAVAAGPGGGGVLCPEGRDARAVGDLAEAVRKLEAGRPRWVWADTREVQPSLLAAGVRPARCHDLALTEGLLLGYEGRHGEPRSAQAAHARLHGLPVPEDHHGPQARQATLFEEEPPPPDVGLVAEVHADQLRRIEATADPQRFRLLVAAESAGALIAGEMGHDGMPWREDVHDTLLTGLLGPRPVHGMRPARLQALADQVAEAFGTPFNPDSPQQIVKAFKSAGVPVASTRAHEIKKVDHPGVAPLLAYKEMARIYSFHGWVWADQWVRDHRFRPEYVVGGVVSGRWATSGGGALQIPKVMRQVVVADEGWTLVVADAAQLEPRVLAAMAGDGGLARAAGQIDLYQALAQAFGGERDSAKIAMLSAMYGGTSGDAPKLLAVMRQRFPRAYQFVEDAARSGEEGKLVRSWLGRTCPQPSAGWRELVSGPEGKRAARDRGRFTRNFVVQATAAEWALALMAVLRGLLPDPARLVFFQHDEVMVHCPAELAEEVVAAVGRAAEEATRLLFGPTPVRFPMQAVAVRCYADAK; from the coding sequence ATGAACGTGGCAGTCGCGGCAGGTCCCGGCGGTGGGGGCGTCCTGTGCCCGGAGGGGCGGGACGCGCGGGCCGTCGGTGATCTGGCGGAGGCCGTGCGCAAGCTGGAGGCCGGGCGGCCGCGCTGGGTCTGGGCGGACACGCGGGAGGTCCAGCCGTCGCTGCTCGCCGCCGGCGTGCGGCCGGCCCGCTGTCACGACCTGGCGCTGACCGAGGGCCTGCTCCTGGGATACGAGGGGCGCCACGGTGAGCCCCGGTCGGCCCAGGCCGCCCACGCGCGGCTGCACGGCCTGCCGGTGCCGGAGGACCACCACGGGCCGCAGGCGCGGCAGGCCACGCTGTTCGAGGAGGAGCCGCCCCCGCCCGACGTCGGCCTGGTCGCCGAGGTTCACGCCGACCAGCTCAGGCGGATCGAGGCCACCGCCGATCCGCAGCGGTTCCGGCTGCTGGTCGCCGCCGAGTCCGCCGGGGCGTTGATCGCGGGGGAGATGGGCCACGACGGCATGCCGTGGCGGGAGGACGTGCACGACACGCTCCTGACCGGGCTGCTGGGCCCGCGCCCGGTGCACGGCATGCGGCCCGCCAGGCTCCAGGCCCTGGCCGACCAGGTGGCCGAGGCCTTCGGCACGCCGTTCAACCCCGACTCCCCGCAGCAGATCGTCAAGGCGTTCAAGTCGGCGGGCGTGCCCGTCGCCTCCACCCGGGCCCATGAGATCAAGAAGGTCGACCACCCTGGCGTCGCGCCCCTGCTCGCCTACAAGGAGATGGCCAGGATCTACAGCTTCCACGGCTGGGTCTGGGCCGACCAGTGGGTCCGCGATCACCGCTTCCGGCCTGAATACGTGGTGGGGGGCGTCGTGTCGGGCCGGTGGGCCACCAGCGGCGGCGGCGCGCTGCAGATCCCCAAGGTGATGCGGCAGGTCGTGGTGGCCGACGAGGGCTGGACGCTGGTCGTCGCCGACGCCGCCCAGCTCGAACCCCGGGTGCTGGCCGCGATGGCCGGGGACGGCGGCCTGGCCAGGGCGGCCGGGCAGATCGACCTCTACCAGGCGCTGGCCCAGGCGTTCGGCGGTGAGCGCGACAGCGCCAAGATCGCCATGCTGTCGGCGATGTACGGCGGGACCAGCGGAGACGCGCCCAAGTTGCTGGCCGTGATGCGGCAGCGCTTCCCCAGGGCCTACCAGTTCGTGGAGGACGCCGCGCGGAGCGGCGAGGAGGGCAAGCTGGTCCGCTCCTGGCTCGGCCGCACCTGCCCGCAGCCCTCGGCGGGCTGGCGGGAGCTGGTCTCCGGCCCCGAGGGGAAGCGGGCGGCCCGCGACCGGGGCCGGTTCACCCGTAACTTCGTGGTCCAGGCCACCGCGGCGGAGTGGGCGCTGGCTCTCATGGCCGTGCTGCGAGGGCTGCTGCCCGACCCGGCCAGGCTGGTGTTCTTCCAGCACGACGAGGTGATGGTGCACTGTCCGGCGGAGCTGGCCGAGGAGGTCGTCGCGGCGGTCGGCAGGGCCGCCGAGGAGGCGACCCGGCTGCTGTTCGGCCCGACCCCGGTGCGCTTCCCGATGCAGGCCGTCGCGGTGCGGTGCTACGCCGACGCCAAATGA
- a CDS encoding metallophosphoesterase family protein: MVDVGQAAERGREVSSRVSEEGAGWDCVEIGAFKELRPSKESFTWLSPHTVWRSRNEVLAGLFGDPSGQVRVRWTASQRERGVDPSFRIPMDVGPEFSFLVLGDTGEGDASQYAVIPGLLKLGADTSFAVIASDVVYPTGSGNEYEDKFFRPYKDYRAPIYAIPGNHDWYDGLGGFMRVFCDAPALKAERQGFRLTPSGLRGLLWRKPEKIDEARLARAREHRPLPVQRAVQPAPYWAMETPGLLIVGVDTGIHSTLDREQEQWLREVSRDPRPKVLITGKPVYTRNEYKPSKLEGGGTIDDIVADPAHNYVAAIGGDVHNYQRFPIKAGGRTIQYIVAGGSGAFMHATHTIPRVTVGGLHEDDYRCYPLRGDSLSFYSKLYSERLRMRWLYLTPAESATLMSRQIGNTPVRDVPPVRVTRRMRWAARILGGWPMPFRLPVGRVFHRYLSELSDWDTPPFFKSFLHISVTPQTLKIRCFAATGCLPQEIEPPLEDEVVISLL, from the coding sequence ATGGTCGATGTCGGGCAGGCCGCGGAACGCGGGCGTGAGGTCTCCTCTCGGGTGTCGGAGGAGGGGGCGGGCTGGGACTGCGTCGAGATCGGCGCCTTCAAGGAGCTGCGGCCCAGCAAGGAGAGTTTCACCTGGCTCAGCCCGCACACCGTCTGGCGGTCGAGGAACGAGGTCCTCGCGGGCCTGTTCGGCGATCCCTCGGGCCAGGTCCGGGTGCGCTGGACGGCGTCCCAGCGGGAGCGGGGCGTCGATCCCTCCTTCCGCATCCCGATGGACGTCGGGCCGGAGTTCTCCTTTCTCGTCCTCGGGGACACGGGGGAGGGTGACGCCTCGCAGTACGCCGTGATCCCCGGCCTGCTCAAACTCGGCGCGGACACCTCCTTCGCCGTCATCGCCAGCGACGTGGTCTACCCCACCGGGTCGGGGAACGAGTACGAGGACAAGTTCTTCCGCCCCTACAAGGACTACCGGGCGCCGATCTACGCCATTCCCGGCAACCACGACTGGTACGACGGGCTCGGCGGCTTCATGCGGGTCTTCTGCGACGCCCCGGCGCTGAAGGCCGAGCGGCAGGGGTTCCGGCTGACGCCCTCCGGGCTGCGGGGGCTGCTCTGGCGCAAGCCGGAGAAGATCGACGAGGCCCGGCTGGCGAGGGCGCGGGAGCACCGGCCCCTGCCCGTGCAGCGGGCCGTGCAGCCCGCGCCGTACTGGGCGATGGAGACCCCCGGGCTGCTCATCGTGGGCGTGGACACCGGGATCCACAGCACGCTGGACCGGGAGCAGGAGCAGTGGCTGCGCGAGGTGTCGCGCGATCCCCGGCCCAAGGTGCTGATCACCGGCAAGCCCGTCTACACCCGTAACGAGTACAAGCCGTCCAAGCTGGAGGGCGGCGGGACGATCGACGACATCGTCGCCGACCCCGCGCACAACTACGTCGCGGCGATAGGCGGCGACGTGCACAACTACCAGCGTTTCCCGATCAAGGCCGGTGGCCGGACGATCCAGTACATCGTGGCGGGCGGCTCCGGGGCCTTCATGCACGCCACCCACACCATCCCCAGGGTCACGGTCGGCGGCCTGCACGAGGACGACTACAGGTGCTACCCGCTCCGCGGCGACTCGCTGTCGTTCTACAGCAAGCTCTACAGCGAACGGCTGCGCATGCGCTGGCTCTACCTGACGCCCGCCGAGAGCGCGACGCTGATGTCCCGGCAGATCGGCAACACCCCGGTCCGCGACGTCCCGCCCGTCCGCGTCACCCGGCGGATGCGCTGGGCGGCGCGGATCCTCGGCGGCTGGCCGATGCCGTTCCGGCTGCCCGTGGGCAGGGTCTTCCACCGTTACCTGTCGGAGCTGTCGGACTGGGACACCCCGCCGTTCTTCAAGAGCTTCCTGCACATCTCCGTGACGCCGCAGACGTTGAAGATCCGCTGTTTCGCCGCCACCGGGTGCCTGCCGCAGGAGATCGAACCCCCGCTCGAAGACGAGGTCGTGATCTCGCTCCTCTGA
- a CDS encoding MFS transporter produces the protein MTKIPTNVDISPQIGGQIATVQRRTLAVLSVAQITSGVGVAVGFAFSSLVVAQLSGSVSISGLAGTASVLGAALLALPTARASGRSGRRAGLALAYGCALLGCLITVVAITVRSWPLMLAGLVLFGGASAGSLASRYSATDLSPPGHSARHLSWVVWAATIGSVAGPNLAEPADHLGRRLGLAPDTGPFALSLLAFAIALAVIVIGLRPDPLLLARSTAPAPASAPGTTVPAARARGTLRTAWQALRQAPAAVRALVAIAVSHTAMVSVMSMTPVHLDHGGSPNWVIGIVLSLHIAGMYVLSPLVGWLADRIGRVPVLTLGMGLLLAAAVLAGTAGPHGVTQVSAGLALLGAGWSCGLIAGSAMLSDAVPLEHRPAVQGLSDLLMNVCGATGAVAAGVIVGALSYGVLGTVVAVMVTITGAWLTLKRT, from the coding sequence GTGACCAAAATCCCCACAAATGTCGACATTTCCCCCCAGATTGGGGGGCAAATCGCCACCGTCCAGCGGCGGACGCTCGCCGTCCTGTCCGTCGCGCAGATCACCAGCGGGGTCGGGGTCGCGGTGGGCTTCGCCTTCAGCTCGCTGGTGGTCGCCCAGCTCTCCGGCTCCGTGTCGATCAGCGGGCTGGCCGGGACCGCCTCCGTGCTCGGGGCCGCGCTGCTGGCCCTGCCCACCGCCAGAGCCTCGGGCAGGAGCGGGCGGCGGGCCGGGCTGGCCCTGGCCTACGGCTGCGCCCTGCTCGGCTGCCTGATCACGGTGGTCGCCATCACCGTCCGCTCGTGGCCGCTGATGCTGGCCGGGCTGGTGCTGTTCGGCGGCGCGAGCGCGGGCAGCCTGGCCTCCCGCTACTCCGCGACCGACCTGTCCCCGCCGGGACACTCCGCCCGGCACCTCTCGTGGGTGGTGTGGGCCGCCACGATCGGCTCGGTCGCCGGCCCGAACCTCGCCGAACCGGCCGACCACCTCGGCCGCAGGCTCGGCCTCGCCCCGGACACCGGCCCGTTCGCGCTCTCCCTGCTGGCCTTCGCGATCGCGCTGGCCGTCATCGTGATCGGCCTGCGTCCCGACCCGCTGCTGCTGGCCCGCTCGACCGCCCCCGCCCCCGCCTCCGCTCCCGGCACGACCGTGCCCGCCGCGCGGGCCCGGGGGACCCTGCGCACCGCCTGGCAGGCCCTGCGCCAGGCTCCGGCGGCGGTGCGGGCTCTCGTCGCGATCGCGGTCAGCCACACCGCGATGGTGTCGGTCATGTCCATGACCCCGGTCCACCTCGACCACGGCGGCTCGCCGAACTGGGTCATCGGGATCGTGCTCAGCCTGCACATCGCGGGCATGTACGTCCTCTCCCCGCTGGTCGGCTGGCTGGCCGACCGGATCGGCCGGGTCCCGGTGCTGACGCTCGGCATGGGCCTGCTGCTCGCCGCCGCCGTCCTCGCCGGTACGGCCGGGCCGCACGGCGTCACCCAGGTGTCGGCCGGCCTGGCCCTGCTCGGCGCCGGCTGGTCCTGCGGGCTGATCGCCGGCTCGGCGATGCTCAGCGACGCCGTGCCGCTGGAGCACCGCCCCGCCGTACAGGGCCTGTCGGACCTGCTGATGAACGTCTGCGGCGCGACCGGCGCGGTGGCCGCCGGCGTCATCGTGGGCGCCCTGTCCTACGGCGTGCTCGGCACGGTCGTGGCGGTCATGGTGACGATCACCGGTGCCTGGCTGACGCTGAAGCGCACCTGA